From a single Photobacterium gaetbulicola Gung47 genomic region:
- a CDS encoding transcription elongation factor GreA (COG0782), whose protein sequence is MDKIPMTVRGEKLLREELDVLMKRRPIISQAIGEARELGDLKENAEYHAAREEQGICEAQIRDIEYKLSVAQVIDVTKMQNTGKVIFGTTVTLIDVNTDEEVTYQIVGDDEADIKAGRISVNSPIARGLIGKMQDDEVTITTPGGAREFEIAEVAYI, encoded by the coding sequence ATGGATAAGATCCCAATGACGGTTCGCGGCGAGAAGCTGCTACGTGAAGAACTGGATGTACTAATGAAGCGTCGCCCAATCATTTCACAGGCCATTGGTGAAGCGCGTGAACTGGGTGATCTCAAAGAGAATGCCGAGTACCACGCAGCCCGTGAAGAGCAGGGTATCTGCGAAGCGCAGATCCGTGATATCGAATACAAGCTATCAGTAGCACAGGTTATCGACGTCACCAAGATGCAGAATACTGGCAAAGTGATTTTCGGTACCACAGTGACTTTGATCGATGTGAACACGGATGAGGAAGTCACTTACCAGATCGTGGGTGATGACGAGGCGGACATCAAAGCGGGCCGTATTTCAGTGAATTCTCCGATTGCCCGTGGCCTAATCGGTAAAATGCAGGATGACGAAGTGACGATCACCACACCGGGCGGTGCGCGTGAGTTCGAAATTGCGGAAGTCGCTTACATTTAA
- a CDS encoding ompL_phopr porin-like protein L precursor (COG3203), protein MNKTLIALAVSAASITSVNAAEVYSDATSSLAVGGRFEARAVMADNDAGDTKVNDATRVRVNVAGKTDITDTVYALGFWEGEYTDGNAVNNRHLNAGIGGDFGQVRYGKTDGSLGMITDFTDIMSYHGNEAGGKIAAADRTGNNLAYVGSFDIMGDNLTVKANYVFDNGSEEDGYSFGAIYALDMGLAFGAGYGEQELGTNTNRTAKQAFGAISYTHGDFYIAGLYQDARNASDNVFGNLASETRGYEFAAAYTLNNTVFTATYNYLEDRNASGKAADLTDSIALDATHYFNKNFRTYASYKFNNLDQAGDRTRAGTSDEFVLGARYDF, encoded by the coding sequence ATGAACAAAACCCTGATTGCGCTGGCCGTTTCTGCCGCTTCTATCACTTCGGTCAATGCTGCTGAAGTCTACTCTGATGCAACGTCCAGCCTCGCAGTAGGTGGCCGTTTCGAAGCTCGCGCCGTGATGGCCGACAATGATGCCGGCGATACCAAAGTCAACGATGCCACACGCGTGCGTGTCAACGTTGCCGGTAAGACAGACATCACTGACACGGTATATGCACTTGGCTTCTGGGAAGGCGAATACACGGACGGTAATGCAGTCAACAACCGCCACCTGAACGCAGGTATCGGTGGTGACTTCGGCCAGGTTCGCTACGGTAAGACAGACGGCTCTCTGGGCATGATCACCGACTTCACCGATATCATGTCTTACCACGGTAACGAAGCGGGCGGTAAAATCGCAGCAGCTGACCGTACGGGTAACAACCTAGCCTACGTTGGCTCTTTCGACATCATGGGTGACAACCTAACGGTTAAAGCGAACTACGTGTTCGACAATGGCTCTGAAGAGGACGGCTACTCGTTCGGCGCAATCTACGCATTGGACATGGGTCTAGCCTTCGGTGCGGGCTACGGTGAGCAAGAGCTTGGCACAAATACCAACCGTACGGCGAAGCAGGCATTCGGTGCTATCTCCTACACCCACGGTGACTTCTACATTGCCGGCCTATACCAAGATGCACGTAATGCATCTGACAACGTCTTTGGCAACCTAGCCAGCGAAACCCGTGGTTACGAATTTGCGGCGGCCTATACGCTCAACAACACGGTATTTACCGCAACCTACAACTACCTAGAAGATCGTAACGCATCAGGTAAGGCAGCAGATCTGACTGACTCCATTGCCCTTGATGCCACACATTACTTCAACAAGAACTTCCGTACTTACGCGTCTTACAAGTTCAACAACCTAGACCAGGCCGGCGACCGTACTCGCGCGGGTACGTCTGACGAGTTCGTTCTGGGTGCACGTTACGACTTCTAA
- a CDS encoding ompL_phopr porin-like protein L precursor (COG3203), protein MNKKLIALAVAAASISSVANAAEVYSDETSSLAVGGRFEARAVMQDNDAGDSKVNDKTRVRINVAGKTDITDSVYALGFWEGEYTDGSEVNNRHLNAGIGGDFGQIRYGKTDGSLGMITDFTDIMSYHGNEAGGKISAADRTGNNLAYVGSFDLGGNNLTVKANYVFEGDSNKDSREDGYSVGAIYAMDMGLAFGAGYGEQDGYEKESGADATGKQAFGAISYTYGDFYVAGLYQDTRNFQADKAQGYEFAAAYTYGKTVFVATYNYLEDKDNSVDLADSIAIDATHYFNKNFRTYASYKFNNLDSKDVGKAAASDEFVLGARYDF, encoded by the coding sequence ATGAACAAGAAACTGATTGCTCTAGCAGTAGCAGCAGCATCTATCTCTTCTGTAGCAAACGCAGCAGAAGTTTACTCTGACGAAACTTCAAGCCTAGCAGTAGGCGGTCGTTTTGAAGCGCGTGCAGTAATGCAGGACAACGATGCTGGCGACAGCAAAGTTAATGACAAGACTCGTGTACGTATCAATGTTGCTGGTAAAACAGACATCACTGACTCAGTATACGCGCTAGGTTTCTGGGAAGGCGAATACACTGACGGTAGCGAAGTAAACAACCGTCACCTAAACGCTGGTATCGGCGGTGATTTCGGTCAAATCCGTTACGGTAAGACTGACGGCTCTCTAGGCATGATCACTGACTTCACTGATATCATGTCTTACCACGGTAACGAAGCTGGTGGTAAAATTTCTGCTGCTGACCGTACTGGCAACAACCTAGCATACGTGGGTTCTTTCGACCTAGGCGGCAACAACCTGACTGTTAAAGCTAACTACGTATTCGAAGGCGACAGCAACAAAGATAGCCGTGAAGACGGTTACTCTGTTGGTGCAATCTACGCTATGGACATGGGTCTAGCGTTCGGTGCAGGTTACGGCGAGCAAGACGGCTACGAGAAAGAGTCTGGTGCTGACGCAACTGGTAAGCAGGCATTCGGTGCTATCTCGTACACTTACGGCGACTTCTACGTAGCAGGTCTATACCAAGACACTCGTAACTTCCAAGCTGACAAAGCACAAGGTTACGAATTTGCTGCAGCATACACATACGGCAAGACTGTATTCGTTGCAACTTACAACTACCTAGAAGACAAAGACAACAGCGTTGATCTTGCAGACTCTATCGCAATCGACGCGACTCACTACTTCAACAAGAACTTCCGCACTTACGCGTCTTACAAGTTCAACAACCTAGACTCTAAAGATGTTGGTAAAGCAGCAGCTTCTGACGAGTTCGTTCTAGGTGCACGTTACGACTTCTAA